DNA from Chionomys nivalis chromosome 11, mChiNiv1.1, whole genome shotgun sequence:
tgatcttgaaatttaaccatcattttacttacacaggatcccccagaaagaacgtcgcccccatgacagctggaagtaactctagaggacgacgtcccctctcccagtaaagtttgcccttgggtttagggacatcatttaggggttgattataattggtatacggttgagggttgggaaggaattttataagctcagggatcatttggaaaaaaaaaaaaagagggataatagattggtacttgttggtacttgtgagttattgttttgagacaaatgtattggtatcgattcttatatattgatacaaagtgaaattatattgactattgtatgcatgcatgtttctacctctgtttaaaaacattttttatgaagccgggcggtggtggcgcacgcctttaatcccagcactcgggaggcagaggcaggcggatctctgtgagttcgagaccagcctggtctacaagagctagttccaggacaggctccataaccacagagaaaccctgtctcgaaaaacccaaaaaaaaacaaaaaaaaacaaaaaaaaaaaaacattttttatgtattgacatattgtattgatatatattgtatatatttaccatattgcagtgtacatttctacctgattaagatacttacatattgtgtattgatatatatttaccatactgcaatgtatatttgtacattgtttatatttggaggtcattgtcctcatttgtttcacagttgtttattgtcttaaaattagatagatattgagaattatatagatcaatagtattctaagtttgtcatttataattagactaatcaggttctttagatacatagagattatactcagtatagatagataatcttcaacctcttcaaagaactgtagaaaatggcctttaatctaactcagagttttgtggtagtgagacacaattgctcctggcaacaccgctctattcccgagagaatgttgagcaccaaagacactccacctggagcctttcttcttggctgaactggcctttgggtaaagaaatgtccatacctcaaccactgacagaaatacagagtatctgtgaatggaaaaaacaggactgtcatatcctaccaagacagggtaagatagttttgacaagtttcttgcctttgaaaatggtgtgtcagttatgttaggccttagtcaaagtgggttgcttcaacgctgcaaacgcgaccttgggtgattgcccaggtagctagttgtctctgtgatttgttgcatgttttggaagttgtttgattgcacttcctaattactcaggtaacattatttcccttctcagatcttcgatggggttgaagactatataaatgtagttactttcgactcatgacttagccaagctatttattatataagacctaagctagttagaataggatatttgtacttattgtatataatttcatagtaggtttagaactctcttacttaaacaaaagggggaggtgttgcgggaggtccttccgctcctccagccaatagccgctgagataccagcccattggggcgtggtctctttccctttaaaaaaagcggctacttccctcctctctctctttacttcctgctccggttccggcgactagacttcttcctaattgtgtgcacagagggctgttgtctgggacggcgatctgtaagtttattcccctttaaataaataccaccctattaatcacaattccaaactggtgtgggattgtttacgACTTGTGCCTTCACTAGCTTTGAGTTTCCTGGAGACAGAGTTAGACAGAACATGCAGAACACAGGAGACAAGACCATTCTGTCATGCAAACACTTTCAGTGGTTGGACTGCGGTGCCATTTCACAGGGAGGAGACTACGACCCCAGACTGAGGCCAGAAGGAACGTGCAGAGGAAGAATTATCAAGAGAACATTGTAACACCCTATTTTGTGTCCAATGGAGTTGGACTGCTAGTTTCTCAAGGCAAAGAGAAAGTGACCACTGCCTGGGCTCTCAGGTTCCTATTCCCTGTTGGAgcctttaaaaaacattattaatttttatgtatatgggtattttgcctgctcgtatgtatgtaccatgtgtgtgcaattcccatagagaccagaagagtgtTGGATTCTGTGGAACTGGAGCTTACAGGTGTTAGCCACCATGTTAACAGAAGCCAAGGGAAACAAACCTatttcctctataagagcaacaagtgctattaaccactaGTCATTTGTcccatgtcttttttaaaaaactacactTGTAAGGTGTGGtggaatgcctttaatcccagcactgggaggaagaatcaggtggctctctgtgagttcatggacaacctggtctacatagtaagttgcaGATAGTaaaacactgtttaaaaaaataataataatttaaaaaatgaggccaggtggtggtggagcacacctttaatcccagcaccctgaaggtagaggcaagcagatctctttgagtttgaggtcattctggtctacaaagtgaattccagaacagccagagcagttacacaaagaaaccctgtcttgaaaaaacaaagtaaagagaCAGGCAATGGTGgccacactttaatcccagtacagtcagggctacacatagaaactgtgcctcaaaaaactaaaccaaacaaatcaagcaagcaagcaagccaggcccagtgtacaagtgtacacagtgagttccacgacagtcaCAGCGatagagagaacttgtctcaaaatacaaaataaataatttttttaaaaatatttatttatttattatgtatacaatattcggtctgtgtgtatgcctgcaggccagaagagggcaccagaccccattacagatggttgtgagccaccacgtggttactgggaattgaactcaggacctttggaagagcaggcaatgctcttaacctctgagccatctctccagccccaaaataaataattttaaaaagaaagagaaagctcaCACGCTATGGTCtctatgtggaggccagagggtaacTTGTAAgtctgttttctccatttatattgaggtccgtgggattgaattcaggctgTCTGGATTAAACCATCACTCCTTTTCCGCTGCACGCTTTGGTCCTCAACTTTTCTCTAGGTGACTCTCTTCCAAGTAAGGTCTAGAAAGTGAAGTGATAGCTACTTCTAGGCAAGGTCAGCAGATGCTGTGGCAGCTGGGTCAGGGTTAGGTTAAACCTATTGGAATTGTtttgtctcattatgtagccctaaCAGGCCTAGGAAAAACACTGGATCACCGCAATGGAGTATTCCTAAAGAACCTAAGAAAGTAGCAAGAAAGACATCAAGATGTCAACAAATACACGTTCAACAGTCAGGAATACACACGCGAGTCGGCAGGAGAACATAAGACATTCAAGTTACAAACTTCAAAGTTTGAAGcagtaaataaaaagtaaagccaGATCTGCCGGTGCACACCTGTTACCCACCCAGGCCTCGGCACACAGAGGTAGGAAAACTGCAAGCGAGGCCACAAGAGTcagacacaaaaggaaaaaaaaaaggaaaattagtgAGAGtaataaggaaatgtttaacttcTTCATTAATATCAAGTTCCATGCTTTTATCTACCTCATTTCTACAAATAAACGATAGCCAGGCTAGCAGAGAGGTGGGAGAAGTGTGCTGTTTCTGGAAAGTTCTGAAAAATGGGATCAGAGACCCCATCTGGTGGTGGAACGGTGAGGCTCCACCAACACAGGGCAGACAGGAAGATGGGTCTAGGAGGCTGAGTGGTCAGATGGTACCACCCCTCTCTACTGCACAGTGGATGGCACTGGCATATGTTGGTACCACCTCTATCTTAACCCAAACAACGTTTTTATGAATTTACTAGTTCTCATGCGGTAGCCCCAGGAGCATGGTAACCATCACAAACAATGAGCATGTTTCCGGGGCTGAAGAGTGAGATCTTCAGGAGGGCGAGAGCCCTGTGCTAAGTGCTAACAGAGCTAAGAAAgaggagccaaaaaaaaaaaaaaaagaaagaggagcctGAGGCCACAACCCGTCCTCTTGTCCTCCCAAGGCTCCTTCTGGCAGTGTTGAGCTTTCTGCACAGACTTTCTCTTGCTGCTGTACCAGGAAATAGGCAGATCTGAGGTAATAAAGATACAGATGAATCCACTCCCTTATAATAAATCacttgcagggctggagagaggcctTAGCagttaaggcacttgctgctcttccagagaacttcgATTCccttcccagaacccacctagagcagctcccagggatctgacccctgctcctgcctcccaggcacctgcactcaagtgcacataaccacatacatgcatacacatgaaaagagaagaaaacttcAAACAGTAAGACCACCTGAGGcctggaaatgtagctcagttggaagagtgcttgcctcacacacacaaggccctgggcttgatcccaaGATcacattaaaacaagaaaaaccccAACTGGATACAGTTGGCATATGCCTACAGTGCCAGCATGCAGAGGTACACATAGAAGGACAAGAAGtccagtcatccttggctacacagggaGTTAGAACCCAGCTTGGAATACATGACATTATGTCTAAAAACAAATTAAGGatcagagacagctcagcaggtaaaggcacttactgaCAAGACCGATGTCTTGAGTTTGATCCATGGAACCCACAGGTGgtaagagaaaaccaactcttcAAAGTTGCTTCTCACATGTGTTCATGtccatataaatttttttttttgtcacacaTCTGCCTTTATTGTAAACAGCAGTTGGGACACTTGTAGCAATggtaaaaaattaatttacaaaagcAGGGACTTGGTGAAGCTGCCTGGTGGGTACCCTTGGGGACTCATACGTAGATGCCAAcccagagcaggaggaagaggactcCAAAGCCCATGAAGAGTGATGTCACCAAGGAGATGAGGAGCTCTTTGTAAATGTCACGAATGTACTTGGTGGAGGTGACCTCGTAAACGAAGAACCAGGCGGTGAAGAACATGCCAATGGCCAGAAGTACCACAGTCAGGTGTGGCAAGACGGCTGGGTTGACAGGGCTGCTGTACCTACTCATGGCCTCGAGCTCCATTTTGCCCCGCACACGATAAACCACCGGTCCACCACCGGAAGAACACGTCGGCAGAAGCccatataaattttttaaaaagtaaagaaaaaaaaaaaagtaaaggaaagcCACTGTGTCTCTCCATCCTCCAAGTGAAGCCTAGAGTACTGAACTATTAATCTAAACACTGCTGTTATCTGTTAGTCACTTCTACCCAAAAGGAGGGGTGCGTGGAAGAGCACCCATTATGTGTAAGGATCTGGACTGGATCTGTGTGGCCcctcaaacaagacaaaatgaacaaacagcagCCCTGCCAATTGTTTTAATACATAAATCCACaaaggagaaaaggcagaaacAATTTGAGATGCCACCTCCAAATGATGCTACCTGATCAGGCAGTATATTGTCACCCATGGCTGTCCAGAACACAAGAAGGGGTTGCTTAAGTCGCAGTGAAGTGATGGCTGAGGACGAGCATGCTACAAGGAATTCCAAGGGACAGGAGGTCACTAAAAGCTGAGGAGGGCAATGTTgggagggaaactgaggttccTGAAGTGTGTCATTCAGCAAAATGCTTAAATTACTAAGGCAAGGATGCCACCATCAAGCCTGCAAAAACCAGCTGTGATACATGAAGTAAACGAACATAGTTTAGAAAAACATTCGTCTCAAGAGACAAGCCAAATGCGTAAGTTTTGAACTGAAATAGAGATTGTtagcaaacaagaaaagaaaaataatttgcaaTTCAAAATCAAAGCGAGGAGAAAACTCTTTGTTTGGGAGGAGAGCTGGTAGGAGGCTGGTTTTTGACCAAGAAAAAACAGACCCTGGGACTGCGATGGGCACGCCCTAGTCCCATAATTAAGAAAGCGGCCAGAGCACAAGCCTGTGAACGTGACATCTGAGTCATGAGAGGCACTCGCCTCTAGGAATTCAGGACTTTGAAATTTTCTGGCAAGTTACTGGACAGCaagtttaaaatgtgtttctggagAATTCCACACCCCGATTGTTGTTACGAAACGCCTAACTTCCTACTTAGCACTAGTTTTGGCTTCTTGAAGTTTTGTATGCCAAGCCCTCTCCTGCTTGCTAAGGTCCCAGAAAGACCAGGAGAGCTGAGTGGACCGCGGTACAGCGCGCTCAAGTAGCCAGGGCCAGGAACAGAACGGAGGCCTCCCTAGCTGCTACCGGGACCCGAACCTCTGACTCGTCCCAAGGACCCATCCCCCCGGCCGGATCCTCAGATCTGCCCCACAGGCTCGTCCCCGAGACCACGCGTCATCCTGGCTGCAGCCCACATTCGGACGCAGGGAGGCGCGTCAGTGCCACCAGCGTCCGGCCTCGGGCAGGTGGGCAGGGCCGGCGCTGTGACCCGGGCTCCACGGGCCTCCAGCGGCGAGTGAGGCCGGGCAGAGGGTGACCCAAGGTCCCGCACTCACCGTCGGCTGCCGCGCACCCGCGTGGACGTCTACATGCTGGGCCGAGCCAGCGGTCCCTGCCGCCCTACTGCTACCTGGCCCTCAGCGACCCAGCCGCCCGCCAACCCATGGCCGCTCGGTCCGGAGTCCGGCACCACCAAGCAGCACTGCGCCGCGGCTGGCAGTGCGCAAGCGCGAGTCACACGCATGCGCTGCAGAGCACGTGGGGAGGTCCGCGCAGCCGCAACTAGAGAGACGGGCGGCCAAACCGCACACGCCCCTGGTAGGCCCGGGACCAGGGCTGTGGGAGAGCGACCTGCAAAGGGAGGGACGAGGCCAAGAGGCAGGGCCAACGGGAAGGGGGCGGGATCGGGGTGGAGGCGGGGCCGTGGGGAAGGGGGCAGGACCGGGGAGGAGACGGGGCCAAGAGAGGGGCGGGGCCGAAGGGAAGGGGCATGACCGGGGAGATGGGGCAGGACCGGGGAGGAGGCGGGGTCAATTGAGGGGGCGGGGCCGAGGGGGGAACCGGGGAGGAGACGGGGCAAAGGCAGAGAAGGGGTGGGGCGAAGAAGCCGAGGCAGGGCATAACGGCACGAGGGGCGGAAGCGGGACAGTACGAGGGTAGGGGCCGAAGGGAGGAATTGGGGCGTTGTGGTCGGGCAGGAGTCGGGGCAGACGGGAGGGGGGTGAAGGAAGGTCGGGAAAGGGTGGAGAGCGGAGGCAGAGCAGCAGAGTGGGCGGGGACTGAGTGGCGAAGGCGGAGCAGAAGGGGaaggtggggcagagggagaggaagcaaAATAGGGAAGGAGAACAGAGGCCGGAGGCggaaagaagctgcttgggcctttTGGCAGTCTCAGCAGCCACACAGAAACAACACCAGATTCCTTCCCGCTGTTTGCCTTCTTTTTGCCTCCTTGCCTTGTGGTCTGATCTTTATCCCTGACCTATGGCCCGCTCTGATTTCTGCAGGCGAGGTTCCAGGACCTTGTGGGTCAACGCATGGACTGCCCAACagcttcctgcccccccccccgttgttCTGAATGACCAGGGCATGGACCTGAAAGTATTCAGAATCAGAACTCAGGGTCACCTGCGCTCACGTGGGCCTGAGGCACTTTACGTGGCCTTTCACAGTAGAGTGTCCAGGATTTGGGCCTGTAGTTTTAAGAACCTGACAgctgactgggtgtggtggttcactaCTTTAATACCAGCGTTTCTAGGAGTTAGGCCAGCCAGGGGTtaccatagtgagaccctgtcttggaaaaaaaaaaagttgagaggTGACTGTAAACAGTGTGCCTCATCCTCATCCACAgcttcaagagggaagaagggaggccgAGAAGGCCACTAGAGCTGACTTTGTAACTGATCCAGAGGTATGCTAAGTTGGCGGACACCCAGTTCACACATCAGCGGTGTGACTACTCCATTTGGCAGGACCTGGCACCCTTGGCTTTGCTCTTCCTGTACAGCCCAATGTCCAGGCTTCCCCACAGCCCCCATACCTGCTGAAGTCAGGATGTTCTCTGGTAGGGACTCCTGAGGttcacctcctcttcttccaAAAACAATAGATCCATGTACAGTGGAGACGCAAAATAGGGGTAGGAAGATGACAGGGGTTTTCTTAAGTTTTGTAACTTCCTCGTGTGTTTTGTAAGCCTAACTCCTTCCCCATAGTGAACAACAACCACACCCAAAGAAGGCTTGAACTGTTTTTGGACGTTACTGCATTGTACTATAATACTTGATTGGTATCTAGCAGTACATTCCAGGTACAAGGCTAGCCTTGGAGAGACTTCCAGAGTGGGAGAAGTCATCTTCAGcagtccaaggtcacacagcaagaagCCTTCTGTgtacacttaaataaaaatatcaggtgTCTAGTGGTTGCTGGGGAAACCCTTTGTTTACAATGGGGTTAAGGGCCTGGATTGTGCAGGCAGCTTCCCCGTTTCAGAGGAAGGAACAAAGCTGACATTGTGTCACTTCTTAGTGGGCCCCACCAAACTCTGAGGACTCAGGAACCTCCTGCTCAATCCCACCACAGGGCTGACACTAAGTCAATGTCTGGGAATAGCCAGAGGCAAGACTCCAAAGTAGATCAAAGGTCACATGGGTGAGGTACCAGGAAGAAATCAGGGCAATTACAAACATTTTTGCTTCAGGCCTCCAACAGCAGGATTTTAGTCTTCTCAGGGAAAGGAGGAATGGGGAGGGCTGGGTTGTCACAAGGGTGATGGGGTGTTTGTCAGGTAAGCTCTCAGGCACATGTTTCATCTGATCAGGGTGTGATAGTTTAATGACAGCTATCCACTATCCAAAAGGTAGGTGACAGGTAGCCAGAAAAGAGTCTATTGTGGAGGAGTTTGGTGTCATGGGATGCCACCAAGTTATTTTGTCCATCATCCACTAGTGAACACCTGGCACAGGCAAAGACAATCATCAGGGGCTAGTGTCCACAATAGCCCACTTGACAGTCTCCTTATTGAATGGGACACTACCCCTTCTCCAGCCTGATCAGTGATTAAGAAAGGAGCAGCAGCAGGCACTTTCTTTTTGGTATGGCATGTAGAGGCTGAGGACCTAGTGCCTAGCAGGAGCCTGGGCTGCACGGTCACCAGCTGGAATCACACACCAGGAACTTTGTTCTCATAGAATCCCTGCCAGGCTACTCACTCCTTCTCACATGGGGGATCTGGGGACAAATAACTTGGCCAAAATCATCCTGTGACGAGAGGCAGAGGTGACTGGCTGCTGGGATCTCAAGCGGTAGGGAGCAGTCTACAGCGCACTCGTGGTGGTGGGTTGCACTGAGCATGAAGGAGCAAACTAACAGTGGTGTGAGCAGGCTGGTCACTTGGCTCAGGAACACTTGAAGGCATGAGTAGTATCTAGTGGTGAATGCAAGCTGTGAAAACCTGAGCATTCTGCCTGGTCTGAAAAGGCCTGTGCCTCAGGTCTTTCTTTGTACTGCTATTTGGCTAGTACTGCTGTCCACATGTTTAAAGTAAGCAGTAGCCTTGAAGCTGACTGAGAAGGAACCAACCTCCAGTCCtctgaggtggagacagaagtgccCTGGTTCCACTGGGCCTGCTAGAGATCAGGGTAGAAATAGGTTAAGATACGGATtctcaaagacagaaagaaggcagTGTTAGGAATATGGTCAACCTCACCAGTATTTCCCTCTAGCTCAGAAAGAACTTTCAAGTGTTCTATACTCAGTGGGGATCGGGGTAGTTAACAGCCTGCAAAACATTTGTCTGTGAAGAACAGATTTACttcagggagaaagggggagtATTACGCTAAGCAAACCCATCTGCTCAGCCCGCCAATCACACCACACAGCTTGCAACATTAGGGTAGTCTCTTCTGAAGGGGGGCACCACTGACCGAGTGGACTGATTTACTTACCACCCCCAATCAAAGGGAGCTTGGCCCAGTTAGTACATAGGGCATCTGAGGATGAAAATCATCTTTTATAATCATTCCTTTAAAAGAttcacttaaaatttatttttattttactgcatTCTGTGTGAGGTGTTAGATCCACTGAACTAAAGTTACAGCTatgagctgcaatgtgggtgctggaaactgaacccgggtcctctggaagaataaccaCCTCTTCAGCCTGTCTCTTATACTTTGTTTtccgagaaagggtttctctgtagcttcagagcctcTCCTAgtactagctattgtagaccaggctggcctcaaactcagagatccacctgcctctgcctcccgggcttaaaggtgtgtgccaccaatgtcCAGTCTATCacttataatctttttttttgtttgtttgtttgttttttttgtttttttcgagacagggtttctctgtagccttttggagcctgtcctggaactagctcttctagaccaggctggcctcgaactcacagagatccgcctgcctctgcctcccgagtgctgggattaaaggcgtgcgccaccaccgcccggctatcactTATAATCTTAAAACTCACGTTCAGTCTAGAACTAGGCACTGCAGTGGACTGGATGCTGGAGGAATGGCAGCTGAGCTTTAATACTTCTGGGGTTGATGCTCACTCCTTCAAGATGTAGCGGCTTTTATTGACTAAGAAGGAAATGCTAAGCTTATAGAAGGAAAGAGTGTATTCAGAGGGGGAAGATCCTCAGTATTTTAGTGGGAAAACAGGAAGAATAAGCCAAAGCAGCTTGTTGGTAGAGAGGTCAGAGAAGATGCAAGACAGAACCTAGATACTGAGGGGTCCTAGAAAACAAATGGTTCTGTAGGCCTGAGATGTACAGCATCTAGGGAACGTCTCAAAAGCTGGCCCCCACCACTggccctctctttttctttttttgagacagactttctcttaTTATATTcctttggctgttctgaaacttactAAGTAGACCAGATTGGTTCCGAACTcaaagagccacctgcctctgtctcctgagcgtTGATTACAGGTATGTGGTACCATCCTCAGCCATGATGTTATGTTATTGTTGAGTAAGCAGTTGGGGCATGTGGCTACCTCCATACACTGAAACTGACCCTCAAATAACCATCACGCCAGAGTCCCTCATGTCAAACTGCtttattacatcttaaataacaGTACAGTTTAATATAGTATCTATCTTGCATCCAGCCTCCTTGCAGTACActgactttaaaattaaatacaaaaggTGAAAAGGGTACAGGGTGCAGAGAGCTCTACAGAGTTGTTTGGTAGGAAGAGAAGGGGCTTCGCTGTGTTCTCTTTGCCAGGTCCAGGCCTACCGCACAGTCACAGCACAGTTTTGTACAGGACGCTGCAGAAAACAGGATGGCGAAGCCACTACTGCTATGAGGGTGCAGGGTACAGGGGAGGGGAGGCCCACAGAACACTGCTGTCCAAACGCTGCTGCTGAACATGGCTTGAGATGATAACCACGAGGATCTGCATGGTGGAAAATTGTCGCCTCAGATGCAAAAGGCTATTTCATGGAGGCAGGCTTCCAGGAAGTGGCAAAGAGGCAGCAGAGCggctttccctctcccctcctgaaTCCAACAGCAATCATTCCCAACAGgactgcttgttttgttttttaaagtaaagaaaacagtgACTTATCCCACTACTCAAGCGTGTAAAGCGCTTGCTGCTTCCAATATGTGTGCAGAATAGCAACAGTAATGGACAAAGCCGCCACTTGTACAACTTGAAGAGgttatttcttaaaagaaaaagaacatctaGGGACTGAGTCCTATATGCACTTTAGAGCATTTCTACAGCATGCGATTCTAAGAGTAAACCCACCCAATATGGCAAACAATcaaattgtttaaaatttaacTTAGAAAGTCTGAGatcattattttcaaaacattGATTTGTACATGGTTTCATACACAAATAACCAACTGACTATCCAAGCACAGGACAGGCACCTCTCTGGAGAACAAGTCTGACAGCGGGGGCAGGACGGCTAGTGTCACATGACTACAAACTTCCCTCCAACTTCACAGGAAACCCAAGGTAAGAGAAGAAACTAGACAGTGAGAAGGACAAGTCAGGAGGGAAGGGTGCTGGGAGTAAGTTCACTGCTGAGCAAAGGGGAAGGATTCCAATAAAGCATTTGTGGCCGTCACATCATGTGCTTGGCTACTTAGCTTCTGAATGTTTTTCTTCCACTATGCCGTGTTTGTACGAAACATTCATCTgacatgagatttaaaaaaaaaaaaacaacaaaacagccaGGGACAAAACTACATCCCTGACAAATCAGAGGCTACCATGGGCTCTGGTTTTCTTAGTTATTGAACATAAAGgaatatatttaagaaagaaatgtgaaTGCTTCCAAAGTCCTGCTACAAATAACTCATATTTAGAAACAATTACAGAATGCCACAGAACAGGATCACTGATCTAAAATGCAAATAAACTAGTAAAGAGGCGTGTCTGTCTCACAATCACACTCAGGGTTACCTTCTGGTTAACATTTTTATTGtagtatttccttttaaaatttacccaagacaaaagaagaaaacaaatacaatgGCCCCGGAAGGAATGCACAATTTGTTTTAGTTTACAGCACAGAGATCCTTCTCTTAATGGGAGTTGTGCTCTTGGTTTCAGCAATAAGTGAAGGAAAAAAGATCTTGCCCTTTTGAAGTTCTGAGGGGAGGTGTGGGTGTCCACGTTAGTATGGTTGGATAGGGTATGCTATCGCTGTAACGCTCCAAGGTTGGAATGGTCTTCCAGTCACCATGGCATCCACCTGCTGCTGTC
Protein-coding regions in this window:
- the LOC130883706 gene encoding transmembrane protein 258-like, coding for MELEAMSRYSSPVNPAVLPHLTVVLLAIGMFFTAWFFVYEVTSTKYIRDIYKELLISLVTSLFMGFGVLFLLLWVGIYV